ATGCAGAACTATTTGGATCCATAAGAAAAGTATACCAAGTTGTATTAGATTATCCATGAATTAGTTGACGAGACCTAGAGACGATTGATGCAGTGAAGTGAAAGGATACTGCCCTGGCACTCGACAGAATTATAATAATCACAGGctattttttaattcaaaaggATAGGACTAGTTCGGTGGTTGATTTATGTCTCATGCACGGCAGCTTACATCGTTTACGTTATTTACATATTTTCTGTAGGAAGTTTGGCACTTGTTAGTTACCGGTGAAAATCCAATACTGAGCAATAGTTGAATATGCCCAGAGCCACCATGCATGCAAAACACGGTTGCAATGTAATAGATGCAACTGGATTTCGTGGAGAATTATCGAGTCTGAGGCAAAGATCATTCTCATTATAAGACAAAGGAAATGGCAGCTGCGCTGTAATGCATCCAACTCATCATCCAATCCACAGTTTGAAAAGTTTCCAATCCTTATAACCCGGTTTCTTGAAGCCGGCTTTGTTTACTTTCTAGTTTTACCTACTACACAATCCAGGCAATTTGCTTGCTTTTGCTGCATATAAATACCAGAGCTCTAGCTAGCACATTCCTCATCACTCCAACGAGTATCAAAACAGCACAAGTATTACTACAAATTTCAAACACTTACAGAGATACAAAGTTCAATATTTAATTTACTAGTATAAACACTCGTGAAAATGGAAGTTCACTCCCTTAACAAAATCTCTGTGatcttttcgtttctttttttcgCAGTGGGTGCTGCAACCTTGGTATTAGGCCAAGGAACGCGAGTTGGGTTCTATGCAGCTTCATGTCCCCGAGCTGAATCAATTGTGCAATCTACAGTGAGAACACATTTTCAGTCCGACCCTAAAGTTGCTCCGGGGTTGCTTAGGATGCATTTCCACGACTGTTTCGTCCAGGGCTGCGACGGTTCTATCCTCATTGACGGTGCAGGCACCGAGAAAACTGCTCCGCCTAATCTTTTGTTGAGAGGATATGAAGTGATTGACGATGCTAAGAGCCAGCTTGAGCAAGCATGCCCTGGTGTCGTTTCTTGTGCAGACATTCTTGCTTTAGCTGCCCGTGACTCTGTTGTGCTGGTAAATTTAATCTTGTGCTATCAAATTCTAGTAGTTCCAGCTCAATTTTTCCAGATCATTCTTGTTTCTGTTTTGCATGAGAGGTTGGCTTAACCTTTGGAAGTTCATGCAGGCTGGTGGACCGGGTTGGCCTGTGCCAACGGGACGTAGAGATGGCCGAGTTTCATTAGCATCCGATGCCACAAATTTGCCAGGATTCAGAGATTCCGTTGATGTTCAAAAGCAAAAGTTTGCTGCCAAAGGTCTCGATACACAAGACCTCGTGGCCCTTGTTGGTAAGGACGATCATATTGTTATggatctctctttcttttttgtccATTCTATTTgcgtatttttttttaatgctaaTTTTGCCCCTCCTGATCGACACATTATTTTGTTATAGTTCAAACCCCCGGTAATTGCGTGGCAAATAATCTCCAATGGATTCGTACGTACACATCAATGAAAGTGATGTACATTGTTCTTTCTCGATTGTCAAAATCATTTTTCTCGATCCTCTGAAAATTTAGTATCCATATCAGATTGGCCAAGGCAACGAACATTACTTACAATTGGGACAGTAGCATGCGGTGTCAATATTTTAAGAATAGCCAACGGTCTTTATTACATTTGTGTTTATAATATTAGGGGGACACACAATTGGAACGGTAGCTTGCCAATTCGTCCAGTACAGAATGTACAACTTCAATTCCAGCGTGACGGTTGACCCTTCGATCAgtccctcttttctttctcaatTTCAGTCACTTTGTCCGGCAAATGGTGACGCCTCCAAGCGTGTGGCCCTAGACACCGGCAGTGAAAACAGGTTCGACAACTCTTTCTTCGGAAATCTTCAGAGTGGTCGGGGTATCCTAGAATCAGATCAAATGCTGTGGACAGATCCCTCCACCAGAACCCTTGTGCAACGATTTTTAGGGATAAGAGGCTTGCTTGGCTTGACGTTCAGTGCGGAATTTGCAAGGTCCATGGTGAAGATGAGTAACATTGGTGTTATTACAGGCACTGATGGTGAGATTCGCAGAGTCTGCTCGGCTATAAATTGAGCTACTGATTTTTTGCAAATCTTTTGTAGCCCAGAATTGGGATTCCAAAACTGTAATTGTGAAGCTAGCTATTAGTACTACTTTTCTATAGATGATCATAAGCCTAAGCGGCCAATGTATTCATTTCGATCCACAGGATTCAATCTATATATATGTTTCAGGTGCAGCATTTTTACCACAGTACGTTTAGGAGGTATAGTATGCATTAGAAGAGTGACGAAGTTTCCACATtaataagaaaaagaagaaaatgataaaTCCACGGTTCCactgagaaaagaaaagtatcGGTTGGATATATACTTTGGTGTAATATTTCATCTCATCTCTTCCAAGTCCATTAGTTCATGAATTCTGCGCTTGTTGCTACTTTGCATCATCCTACAGCTAAATTGTATACAAAAATAGTACGATGTGCTTTTTCATATACAATATCTCCTCTCAATTTCGGTTAAATTGTCTCTATGACATCCATAGCCTCGTTATGCACATGCATTACAGATGTGACAAATTATTCAATCTTAATTTTACAATTATAAACGATGATATTTTGTCTGAGCTGCAACCTGATCCGTACTCTAAACATCTTATTTCATAATCTCTATCACAGCCACTCTAATTAAGCAAGTTCTAGTATTTTAGGGTTTGTTTGGCACCCCTGTTTTAGAGATAGTTTAGAGAGACAAAATTTTGGTAGAACACCATCAAAAATAATACTTTAAAGCATTCGCAGATTTtacaaaatatacataaaaaataCATCAAATAAAGTACCGGCGGCCGAGGTGGATGGTAGAAGTTATTAGTGGCGGTGGAAAGGGAAATGGGGTGTTTTggaaatattcaattttttttaaataattacagtaaaatataaaattttaaacaaacacTCACAAAATACACGATCCAAATGGATCCTTAGTTGTAATAAAACTTTGAACTACTAT
This portion of the Coffea arabica cultivar ET-39 chromosome 2e, Coffea Arabica ET-39 HiFi, whole genome shotgun sequence genome encodes:
- the LOC113731687 gene encoding peroxidase N1-like, which produces MEVHSLNKISVIFSFLFFAVGAATLVLGQGTRVGFYAASCPRAESIVQSTVRTHFQSDPKVAPGLLRMHFHDCFVQGCDGSILIDGAGTEKTAPPNLLLRGYEVIDDAKSQLEQACPGVVSCADILALAARDSVVLAGGPGWPVPTGRRDGRVSLASDATNLPGFRDSVDVQKQKFAAKGLDTQDLVALVGGHTIGTVACQFVQYRMYNFNSSVTVDPSISPSFLSQFQSLCPANGDASKRVALDTGSENRFDNSFFGNLQSGRGILESDQMLWTDPSTRTLVQRFLGIRGLLGLTFSAEFARSMVKMSNIGVITGTDGEIRRVCSAIN